Proteins from a single region of Streptomyces glaucescens:
- the pgsA gene encoding CDP-diacylglycerol--glycerol-3-phosphate 3-phosphatidyltransferase gives MTGVPAAAGGPARANGAAAAPAPATGTAGVAAHGQSAAGPRGAAPAAAVPDGPEGGPPAPAAHGGVSGDAVSGGGPESAKPARGGKIAAAAVNQASVWNIANLLTMLRLVLVPAFVALMLADGGYDPAWRSLAWAAFAIAMITDLFDGHLARTYNLVTDFGKIADPIADKAIMGAALICLSALGDLPWWVTAVILGRELGVTLLRFLVIRYGVIPASRGGKLKTLTQGVAVGMYVLALTGWLATLRFWVMAAAVVLTVVTGLDYVRQAIVLRRQGIAERKAALEETEG, from the coding sequence ATGACCGGAGTGCCGGCGGCCGCGGGCGGACCCGCCCGGGCGAACGGCGCGGCTGCGGCTCCCGCCCCGGCAACGGGGACGGCAGGGGTCGCCGCCCACGGCCAGAGTGCCGCCGGGCCCCGCGGGGCCGCGCCGGCCGCCGCGGTGCCGGACGGGCCGGAGGGCGGCCCCCCCGCCCCCGCTGCGCACGGCGGAGTCTCCGGGGACGCGGTGTCCGGCGGCGGCCCGGAGAGCGCGAAGCCCGCGCGGGGCGGCAAGATCGCGGCTGCCGCGGTCAATCAGGCCAGTGTCTGGAACATCGCCAATCTGCTGACCATGCTGCGGCTGGTCCTGGTGCCGGCCTTCGTCGCCCTGATGCTCGCCGACGGGGGGTACGACCCCGCGTGGCGTTCGCTCGCCTGGGCGGCCTTCGCCATCGCCATGATCACCGATCTGTTCGACGGCCATCTGGCCCGCACCTACAACCTCGTCACCGACTTCGGGAAGATCGCCGACCCCATCGCCGACAAGGCGATCATGGGGGCGGCGCTGATCTGTCTCTCGGCACTGGGCGACCTGCCGTGGTGGGTGACGGCGGTGATCCTCGGACGGGAACTCGGGGTCACCCTGCTGCGTTTTCTCGTCATTCGGTACGGGGTCATCCCGGCGAGCCGGGGCGGCAAGCTCAAGACCCTCACACAGGGCGTGGCCGTCGGGATGTACGTGCTGGCGCTGACGGGGTGGCTCGCCACCCTGCGCTTCTGGGTGATGGCCGCGGCGGTCGTGCTGACCGTGGTGACCGGACTGGACTATGTGAGACAGGCCATTGTGCTGCGCCGGCAGGGAATCGCCGAGCGCAAGGCCGCGTTGGAGGAGACGGAAGGGTGA
- a CDS encoding CinA family protein, whose product MSSTAAGIAADVVRLLTVRGETVAVAESLTGGLVAAELTAVPGASKAFRGSVTAYATELKHRMLGVDAGLLAGRGAVDPQVAAQMAAGVREALGADWGIATTGVAGPDPQDGQPVGTVFVALDGPVGPGSGSAGGGKVRPLRLNGDRAEIRMESVRSVLALLLTELASEQTGNERAQDTEQNGGF is encoded by the coding sequence GTGAGTTCCACGGCTGCCGGCATCGCCGCCGACGTGGTGCGACTACTCACGGTGAGGGGCGAGACGGTCGCCGTCGCCGAGTCGCTGACCGGTGGACTCGTCGCCGCGGAGCTCACGGCGGTCCCGGGGGCGTCCAAGGCGTTCCGCGGCTCGGTGACGGCCTACGCCACCGAGCTGAAGCACCGGATGCTCGGCGTCGACGCCGGTCTGCTGGCCGGGCGCGGGGCGGTGGATCCGCAGGTCGCGGCACAGATGGCGGCCGGAGTCCGCGAGGCGCTCGGAGCCGACTGGGGAATCGCCACCACCGGAGTCGCCGGCCCCGACCCCCAGGACGGACAGCCCGTCGGGACGGTTTTCGTGGCGCTGGACGGGCCCGTTGGGCCGGGTTCCGGTTCTGCCGGTGGCGGAAAAGTGCGGCCGCTGCGGTTGAACGGCGACCGCGCGGAAATTCGTATGGAGAGTGTACGGAGCGTACTCGCACTCCTCCTGACGGAACTTGCGAGCGAACAGACCGGGAATGAGCGGGCACAGGATACGGAACAGAACGGGGGGTTTTGA
- a CDS encoding helix-turn-helix domain-containing protein has product MILLRRLLGDVLRRQRQRQGRTLREVSSSARVSLGYLSEVERGQKEASSELLAAICDALDVRMSELMREVSDELALAELAQSAAATPSEPVHTPVRPMLGSVSVTGVPPERVTIKAPAEAVDVVAA; this is encoded by the coding sequence ATGATTCTGCTCCGTCGCCTGCTGGGTGACGTGCTGCGTCGGCAGCGCCAGCGCCAGGGCCGTACTCTGCGCGAAGTCTCCTCGTCCGCCCGAGTGTCACTCGGCTATCTCTCCGAGGTGGAGCGGGGGCAGAAGGAGGCTTCCTCCGAACTGCTCGCCGCCATCTGCGACGCGCTGGACGTACGGATGTCCGAGCTGATGCGGGAAGTGAGCGACGAGCTCGCCCTCGCCGAGCTGGCCCAGTCCGCTGCGGCCACCCCCAGTGAGCCTGTACACACGCCGGTTCGTCCGATGCTGGGTTCCGTCTCGGTGACCGGTGTGCCACCGGAACGGGTGACCATCAAGGCGCCCGCCGAAGCGGTGGACGTGGTCGCCGCGTGA
- a CDS encoding Dps family protein, whose amino-acid sequence MNVVKSPLSDTDLKTVADALQGALVDLVDLALVAKQVHWNVVGPRFRSVHLQLDEVVDSARTHSDTVAERASALGVSPDGRASTVASGSGIGEVAGGWVRDEDAVRVLVGALGAVITRMRDRVTATEQPDPVSQDILIAITADLEKHHWMFQAENG is encoded by the coding sequence ATGAACGTCGTGAAGAGCCCGCTGTCCGACACGGACCTGAAGACCGTCGCCGACGCACTGCAAGGGGCGCTCGTCGACCTGGTCGACCTCGCGCTGGTGGCGAAGCAGGTGCACTGGAACGTCGTCGGCCCGCGGTTCCGGTCGGTGCACCTCCAACTCGACGAGGTGGTGGACTCCGCGCGCACGCACTCCGACACGGTGGCCGAACGGGCCTCCGCGCTCGGCGTCTCACCCGACGGACGCGCCTCGACGGTGGCCTCCGGCAGCGGCATCGGGGAAGTGGCCGGCGGATGGGTCAGGGACGAGGACGCGGTGCGGGTGCTCGTGGGCGCGCTCGGCGCGGTGATCACCCGCATGCGGGACCGGGTGACCGCCACCGAGCAACCCGATCCCGTGTCCCAGGACATCCTCATCGCCATCACGGCGGACCTGGAGAAGCACCACTGGATGTTCCAGGCCGAGAACGGGTGA
- a CDS encoding Fpg/Nei family DNA glycosylase → MPEGDTVWQAASRLHAALAGKVLTRSDLRVPRFATADLTGRTVLDVTPRGKHLLTRVEGGLTVHSHLRMDGSWRIYKAGERWTGGPEHQIRAILGTADRTAVGYRLPVLELLRTADEDRAVGHLGPDLLGPDWDADRALANLLADPARPLGEALLDQRNLAGIGNVFKSELCFLLGATPWLPVGALPADRAAQLPVLAKKLLEANRERPVRSTTGRRGQGLYVYGRAPRPCLRCGTPVRIADQGDGSRDRPTYWCPRCQTGPAPAPAASRSGPRTRGAHPTKAPHRSD, encoded by the coding sequence ATGCCTGAAGGAGACACCGTCTGGCAGGCCGCGAGCCGGTTGCACGCCGCCCTCGCGGGCAAGGTGCTGACCCGCTCGGACCTGCGGGTGCCCCGGTTCGCGACGGCCGACCTCACCGGCCGTACCGTCCTGGACGTCACCCCGCGCGGCAAGCACCTCCTCACCCGCGTCGAAGGCGGCCTCACCGTCCACTCGCACCTGAGGATGGACGGCTCCTGGAGGATCTACAAGGCCGGTGAGCGCTGGACCGGTGGTCCGGAGCACCAGATCCGCGCGATCCTCGGCACCGCGGACCGCACGGCTGTCGGGTACCGCCTCCCCGTCCTCGAACTGCTCCGCACGGCCGACGAGGACCGTGCGGTGGGTCACCTCGGCCCCGACCTGCTGGGCCCCGACTGGGACGCCGACCGGGCCCTGGCCAACCTCCTCGCCGACCCCGCGCGCCCCCTCGGCGAGGCTCTCCTGGACCAGCGCAACCTCGCCGGGATCGGCAATGTCTTCAAGAGCGAGCTGTGCTTCCTGCTCGGCGCCACACCCTGGCTGCCCGTCGGCGCCCTTCCCGCCGACCGTGCCGCCCAGCTCCCGGTCCTCGCCAAGAAGCTGCTGGAGGCCAACCGTGAACGCCCGGTCCGCAGCACCACAGGCCGCCGCGGTCAGGGTTTGTACGTCTACGGCCGCGCGCCCCGCCCCTGCCTGCGCTGCGGCACCCCCGTGCGGATCGCCGACCAGGGCGACGGCTCCCGGGACCGCCCCACCTACTGGTGCCCCCGGTGCCAGACCGGCCCGGCTCCGGCCCCGGCCGCCTCTCGTTCAGGCCCCCGCACCCGCGGTGCGCACCCGACGAAGGCGCCGCACCGCTCCGACTGA
- a CDS encoding ATP-dependent helicase, which produces MASSRHQALDGFSPATRGWFTGAFSAPTAAQAGAWQAIRAGSDVLVVAPTGSGKTLAAFLAALDQLASTPPPADPKKRCRVLYVSPLKALAVDVERNLRSPLTGIRQEAVRLGLPEPEVKVGIRSGDTPAAERRALSTRPPDILITTPESLFLMLTSATRDALTGVETVILDEVHAVAGTKRGAHLALSLERLDELLPRPARRIGLSATVRPVDEVARFLAPRGKVEIVQPESGKEFDLSVVVPVEDLGELGGSPVAEGTEGGERPSIWPHVEERITDLVQSHRSTIVFANSRRLAERLCNRLNEIAYERATGEPLDEHHSPAELMGGSGAAQGAPPVIARAHHGSVSKEQRALVEEDLKAGRLPAVVATSSLELGIDMGAVDLVVQVESPPSVASGLQRVGRAGHQVGAVSTGVVFPKYRGDLVQAAVVTERMRTGAIESLRIPANPLDVLAQQLVAMTALDTWQVDDLLATVRRAAPFASLPESAFTAVLDMLAGRYPSDAFAELRPRVVWDRVAGTVTGRPGAQRLAVTSGGTIPDRGLFGVFLAGADPKKGGGRVGELDEEMVYESRVGDVFTLGTSSWRIEDITRDRVLVSPAPGVPGRLPFWKGDQLGRPLELGRAVGAFLREVGSLPEDDARLRLLAAGLDAWAADNVLSYLAEQREACGHIPDDRTIVVERFRDELGDWRVVVHSPFGAQVHAPWALALGAKLSERYGMDAQVMHADDGIVLRLPDADLLGMDLLDQEPMRAGAEYDAGQAPVGAADVVFDKGEVDQIVTDQVGGSALFAARFRECAARALLLPRRNPGKRTPLWQQRQRASQLLQVASEFGSFPIVLEAVRECLQDVFDVPGLVELMGDLESRKVRLVEVTTPEPSPFARSLLFGYVAQFLYEGDSPLAERRAAALSLDSRLLAELLGQAELRELLDAEVLTELERELQWLTEDRRVKDVEGVADLLRLLGPLTDAELAERGAEPQWAQELAGARRAIRVRIAGAGHWAAIEDAGRLRDALGTALPVGVPEAFTEPVKDPLGDLLARYARTHGPFTSATAAARFGLGVAVTEGALQRLAASGRVVQGEFHPAGIGQEWCDAAVLRRLRRRSLAALRHELEPVPPPALAHFLPQWQHIGQGHALRGVDGLVRALEQLQGASVPASALERLVLPSRVAGYTPAMLDELTAAGEVVWAGAGALPGKDGWVSLYLADAAPLLLPPPHPLELTALHQSVLDTLSGGYGLFFRQIADQVRATTHPDATDPQLADVLWDLAWSGRLTNDTLAPMRALLGSGRTAGSTAHRAKRAVPRGRYGSLTAAARPTSRGGPPTVAGRWSLLPAREPDTTVRAHALARTLLDRHGVVTRGAVAAEGVEGGFSAVYRILSAFEESGQARRGYVVEGLGAAQFAMDGAVDRLRAVANARERDAGRPDADFAHGSPGLPGPGTGPGTPWPTGAAMPGPDGTGAPVGVDRATADFLDGARPLGPFGDHAATWYDTADGGDPFDTPAGHPVPDEYGSPGDRGRSSPARTGGGRPPFGQGAGRRLTGPPVPRAVVLAAADPANAYGAALPWPDPPTDAGHKPGRKAGSLVVLVEGDLVLYMERGGKTLLAWPADQDTEPADDPRLRAAADALSAAARAGSLGTVTVERINGVQALTSPIGALLEGAGFVATPRGLRLRA; this is translated from the coding sequence ATGGCCAGCTCCCGACACCAGGCCCTCGACGGCTTCTCGCCCGCGACCCGCGGTTGGTTCACGGGTGCCTTCTCCGCGCCCACCGCGGCCCAGGCGGGGGCGTGGCAGGCGATCCGTGCGGGTTCGGACGTCCTGGTGGTCGCCCCCACCGGCTCCGGCAAGACCCTGGCCGCCTTCCTCGCCGCCCTCGACCAGCTGGCCTCCACTCCCCCGCCGGCCGACCCCAAGAAGCGCTGCCGCGTCCTGTACGTCTCGCCCCTCAAGGCCCTGGCCGTCGACGTCGAGCGCAACCTCCGCAGCCCGCTCACCGGCATCCGCCAGGAAGCGGTCCGACTCGGTCTGCCCGAGCCGGAGGTCAAGGTCGGCATCCGCTCCGGCGACACGCCCGCCGCCGAGCGCCGCGCCCTGTCCACCCGCCCGCCGGACATCCTGATCACCACCCCCGAGTCCCTCTTCCTGATGCTGACCTCGGCCACGCGGGACGCGCTGACCGGTGTGGAGACGGTGATCCTGGACGAGGTGCACGCCGTCGCCGGCACCAAGCGCGGCGCCCACCTCGCCCTGTCCCTGGAGCGCCTGGACGAGCTGCTGCCGAGGCCGGCCCGTCGCATCGGCCTGTCGGCGACCGTCCGCCCGGTCGACGAGGTCGCCCGTTTCCTCGCCCCGCGCGGCAAGGTGGAGATCGTCCAGCCCGAGTCCGGCAAGGAGTTCGACCTCTCGGTGGTCGTCCCGGTCGAGGACCTGGGCGAGCTGGGCGGCTCCCCGGTCGCCGAGGGCACCGAGGGCGGCGAACGCCCGTCGATCTGGCCGCACGTCGAGGAGCGGATCACCGACCTCGTCCAGTCCCACCGTTCCACGATCGTCTTCGCCAACTCCCGACGTCTCGCCGAACGCCTGTGCAACCGCCTGAACGAGATCGCGTACGAACGGGCCACCGGCGAGCCCCTGGACGAGCACCACTCCCCCGCCGAGCTCATGGGCGGCTCGGGTGCCGCCCAGGGCGCCCCGCCCGTCATCGCGCGCGCCCACCACGGCTCGGTCTCCAAGGAGCAGCGCGCCCTGGTCGAGGAGGACCTCAAGGCCGGCCGCCTCCCCGCCGTCGTCGCCACCTCCAGCCTCGAGCTCGGCATCGACATGGGTGCGGTCGACCTGGTGGTCCAGGTGGAGTCCCCGCCCTCCGTGGCCTCCGGCCTGCAACGCGTCGGCCGCGCGGGACACCAGGTCGGTGCGGTCTCCACCGGTGTCGTCTTCCCGAAGTACCGCGGCGACCTCGTCCAGGCGGCGGTGGTCACCGAGCGCATGCGCACGGGGGCGATCGAGTCCCTGAGGATCCCCGCCAACCCGCTGGACGTGCTGGCCCAGCAGCTCGTCGCCATGACGGCGCTGGACACCTGGCAGGTGGACGACCTGCTCGCCACCGTCCGGCGCGCCGCACCCTTCGCCTCGCTCCCCGAGTCGGCGTTCACCGCGGTCCTCGACATGCTCGCCGGGCGGTACCCGTCCGACGCCTTCGCCGAGCTGCGCCCGCGCGTGGTGTGGGACCGCGTGGCCGGCACGGTCACCGGCCGCCCCGGTGCCCAGCGCCTCGCCGTCACCTCCGGCGGCACCATCCCCGACCGGGGCCTCTTCGGCGTCTTCCTGGCCGGTGCCGATCCCAAGAAGGGCGGCGGCCGGGTCGGCGAGCTGGACGAGGAGATGGTCTACGAGTCCCGCGTGGGCGACGTCTTCACACTCGGTACCAGCTCATGGCGCATCGAGGACATCACCCGCGACCGCGTCCTGGTCTCCCCAGCGCCCGGTGTCCCGGGCCGGCTGCCCTTCTGGAAGGGCGACCAGCTGGGCCGCCCGCTGGAGCTGGGACGCGCGGTGGGGGCGTTCCTGCGGGAGGTCGGCTCGCTGCCCGAGGACGACGCCCGGCTGCGGCTGCTCGCCGCGGGCCTCGACGCCTGGGCCGCGGACAACGTGCTGTCCTACCTGGCGGAACAGCGGGAGGCGTGCGGCCACATCCCGGACGACCGCACGATCGTCGTGGAGCGTTTCCGTGACGAGCTCGGTGACTGGCGGGTCGTCGTCCACTCCCCCTTCGGCGCCCAGGTCCACGCCCCGTGGGCGCTCGCGCTCGGCGCCAAGCTCTCCGAGCGGTACGGCATGGACGCCCAGGTGATGCACGCCGACGACGGCATCGTGCTGCGGCTGCCCGACGCCGACCTGCTGGGCATGGACCTGCTCGACCAGGAGCCCATGCGGGCCGGGGCGGAGTACGACGCCGGGCAGGCACCGGTCGGCGCGGCGGACGTCGTCTTCGACAAGGGCGAGGTCGACCAGATCGTCACCGACCAGGTGGGCGGCTCGGCCCTGTTCGCGGCCCGCTTCCGGGAGTGCGCCGCCCGCGCGCTGCTGCTGCCGCGCCGCAACCCGGGCAAGCGCACCCCGCTGTGGCAGCAGCGGCAGCGCGCCTCCCAGCTGCTCCAGGTGGCGAGCGAGTTCGGCTCGTTCCCGATCGTCCTGGAAGCCGTCCGCGAATGCCTCCAGGACGTCTTCGACGTCCCCGGTCTCGTCGAGCTGATGGGTGACCTGGAGTCCCGCAAGGTCCGCCTGGTCGAGGTCACCACCCCCGAGCCGTCCCCCTTCGCCCGGTCCCTCCTCTTCGGGTACGTCGCCCAGTTCCTGTACGAGGGCGACTCCCCGCTCGCCGAGCGCCGCGCTGCGGCCCTGTCGCTGGACTCGCGCCTGCTCGCCGAGCTGCTCGGCCAGGCGGAGCTGCGCGAGCTGCTCGACGCGGAGGTGCTGACCGAGCTGGAGCGGGAGCTGCAGTGGCTCACCGAGGACCGCCGGGTCAAGGACGTCGAGGGCGTCGCCGACCTGCTGAGGCTGCTCGGCCCGCTCACCGACGCCGAACTGGCCGAGCGGGGCGCCGAGCCCCAGTGGGCCCAGGAGCTGGCCGGGGCGCGCCGCGCGATCCGGGTGCGCATCGCCGGCGCCGGCCACTGGGCGGCGATCGAGGACGCGGGCCGGCTGCGCGACGCCCTCGGCACGGCCCTGCCCGTCGGTGTCCCGGAAGCCTTCACCGAACCGGTGAAGGACCCCCTGGGCGACCTCCTGGCCCGCTATGCCCGCACCCACGGCCCGTTCACCTCCGCCACCGCGGCGGCCCGCTTCGGGCTCGGCGTGGCGGTCACCGAGGGCGCCCTGCAGCGCCTCGCGGCCTCCGGGCGGGTGGTCCAAGGCGAGTTCCATCCGGCGGGCATCGGCCAGGAGTGGTGCGACGCGGCCGTCCTGCGGCGTCTGCGCCGCCGTTCGCTCGCCGCCCTGCGGCACGAACTGGAGCCGGTGCCACCGCCCGCGCTGGCGCACTTCCTCCCCCAGTGGCAGCACATCGGCCAGGGTCACGCCCTGCGCGGCGTCGACGGACTGGTGCGGGCCCTCGAACAGCTCCAGGGCGCCTCCGTCCCGGCCTCCGCCCTGGAGAGGCTGGTCCTGCCGTCCCGCGTGGCCGGCTACACGCCGGCGATGCTCGACGAACTGACCGCCGCGGGAGAAGTGGTGTGGGCCGGAGCCGGAGCCCTTCCCGGCAAGGACGGCTGGGTCTCCCTGTATCTCGCGGACGCGGCCCCCCTCCTGCTGCCGCCCCCGCATCCGCTCGAACTGACGGCTCTTCACCAGTCCGTCCTGGACACCCTTTCCGGGGGCTACGGCCTGTTCTTCCGCCAGATCGCCGACCAGGTGCGCGCCACCACCCACCCCGACGCCACGGACCCCCAACTGGCCGACGTCCTGTGGGACCTGGCCTGGTCCGGGCGGCTGACCAACGACACGCTCGCCCCGATGCGCGCCCTGCTGGGCTCCGGGCGCACCGCGGGTTCCACGGCCCACCGGGCCAAGCGCGCCGTGCCGCGCGGGCGGTACGGCTCGCTGACGGCCGCCGCGCGCCCCACGTCCCGCGGCGGCCCGCCGACCGTGGCCGGCCGCTGGTCCCTGCTCCCCGCGCGCGAGCCCGACACCACCGTGCGCGCCCACGCCCTGGCCCGCACGCTGCTCGACCGGCACGGCGTCGTGACCCGGGGTGCGGTGGCCGCCGAAGGCGTGGAGGGCGGATTCTCGGCGGTGTACCGCATCCTGTCCGCCTTCGAGGAGAGCGGCCAGGCCCGCCGCGGCTATGTGGTGGAGGGCCTGGGCGCCGCCCAGTTCGCGATGGACGGCGCGGTGGACCGGCTCCGCGCGGTGGCCAACGCCCGCGAACGCGACGCCGGCCGCCCGGACGCCGATTTCGCCCACGGCAGTCCCGGTCTCCCGGGCCCCGGCACCGGTCCCGGCACCCCCTGGCCCACGGGTGCCGCCATGCCCGGCCCCGACGGTACGGGCGCGCCCGTGGGCGTCGACAGGGCCACCGCCGACTTCCTCGACGGCGCCCGCCCGCTGGGCCCCTTCGGGGACCACGCGGCCACCTGGTACGACACCGCGGACGGAGGCGACCCCTTCGACACCCCGGCCGGTCACCCGGTGCCGGACGAGTACGGCTCCCCGGGCGACCGGGGCCGCTCCTCCCCTGCCCGGACGGGCGGCGGGCGGCCGCCGTTCGGCCAGGGCGCCGGCCGCCGCTTGACCGGCCCCCCCGTCCCGCGCGCCGTCGTCCTCGCCGCCGCCGACCCGGCGAACGCCTACGGCGCGGCCCTCCCGTGGCCCGACCCGCCCACCGACGCCGGGCACAAACCCGGTCGCAAGGCGGGCTCGCTCGTCGTCCTCGTCGAGGGCGACCTGGTGCTGTACATGGAGCGCGGCGGCAAGACACTGCTGGCCTGGCCCGCCGACCAGGACACCGAACCCGCGGACGACCCCCGGCTGCGCGCCGCCGCGGACGCGCTCTCCGCAGCCGCCCGCGCGGGCTCGCTCGGCACGGTCACCGTGGAGCGGATCAACGGTGTCCAGGCCCTGACCTCGCCCATCGGTGCCCTCCTGGAGGGCGCGGGCTTCGTCGCCACCCCGAGGGGGCTGCGGCTGCGCGCCTGA
- a CDS encoding AraC family transcriptional regulator: MGSSERARHWQYAELPGVDLLRARYVRKTFVRHTHEHFVIAAIADGVEVFHHRGADQYAGAGALALVNPDTPHTGRAGVPEGWRYGAVYPSPEVVAEIAAETTSIRGTPGFVRPVLDDPYAVALVHQVLRATDEGNALAADTLLRVAVTRLLRLNGGPLPQREVRTAGARTAAAARAVLEERMADPPTLEKLAGDLGTSPFALLRAFRAAYGMPPHAWLTDARVRRARRMLDSGRPPAEAAVAVGFTDQPHLNRHFSRIVGVPPGAYQRERKNVQDAPGGPRLASDG; the protein is encoded by the coding sequence ATGGGTTCGAGTGAGCGGGCGCGGCACTGGCAGTACGCCGAGCTGCCCGGGGTCGACCTGCTGCGGGCCCGGTACGTCCGCAAGACGTTCGTGCGGCACACCCATGAGCATTTCGTGATCGCCGCCATCGCGGACGGGGTGGAGGTCTTCCACCACCGCGGCGCCGACCAGTACGCCGGGGCGGGAGCACTGGCGCTGGTGAACCCGGACACGCCGCACACGGGGCGGGCCGGGGTGCCCGAGGGGTGGCGGTACGGGGCGGTGTACCCGTCTCCCGAGGTCGTGGCGGAGATCGCGGCCGAGACGACCTCGATCCGCGGGACCCCCGGCTTCGTCCGGCCGGTGCTCGACGACCCGTACGCCGTGGCACTGGTGCATCAGGTGCTGCGCGCCACCGACGAGGGGAACGCGCTGGCCGCCGACACCCTGCTGCGGGTGGCGGTGACCCGGCTGCTCCGGCTGAACGGCGGTCCGCTGCCGCAGCGGGAGGTGCGCACGGCCGGGGCGCGGACCGCCGCTGCGGCGCGGGCCGTGCTGGAGGAGCGGATGGCCGACCCGCCGACTCTGGAGAAGCTGGCGGGAGACCTGGGGACCAGTCCCTTCGCGTTGCTGCGGGCCTTCCGGGCGGCGTACGGGATGCCGCCGCACGCCTGGCTGACCGACGCGCGCGTGCGGCGGGCCCGGCGGATGCTCGATTCGGGCCGCCCGCCCGCCGAGGCAGCCGTGGCCGTGGGATTCACCGACCAGCCGCACCTGAACCGGCACTTCAGCCGGATCGTGGGGGTCCCGCCGGGGGCGTACCAGCGGGAGCGCAAGAACGTACAAGACGCGCCGGGCGGGCCGCGGCTAGCGTCCGACGGGTGA
- a CDS encoding AzlC family ABC transporter permease produces MTEETALADIRADDGDKPDTAVVRDALGVGVAVGLSGFAFGVTSAGSGLSLAQTCLLSLLVFTGASQFALVGALAGGGNPVTAAAGALFLGVRNAFYGLRLSQVLALPRAVRPFAAQWVIDETAAVALAQPTRRTARIGFAVTGLSLYVLWNVTTLLGALGAEAIGDTDAWGLDAAGPAVFLALLAPMLRTGTERTVAGLAVVLGLGLLPVLPAGVPVLVAALAAPAVLWARGRRGTGDR; encoded by the coding sequence GTGACAGAGGAAACAGCTCTCGCGGACATACGGGCCGACGACGGGGACAAGCCGGACACCGCCGTCGTACGGGACGCCCTGGGCGTCGGAGTCGCCGTAGGACTGTCCGGCTTCGCCTTCGGGGTCACCTCGGCGGGCAGCGGTCTCAGCCTCGCGCAGACGTGTCTGCTCAGCCTCCTGGTGTTCACCGGCGCGTCCCAGTTCGCGCTGGTGGGGGCACTCGCCGGCGGCGGGAACCCGGTGACGGCCGCCGCCGGTGCGCTCTTCCTGGGGGTGCGCAACGCCTTCTACGGGCTGCGGCTCTCCCAGGTGCTGGCCCTCCCGCGCGCGGTGCGGCCGTTCGCCGCACAGTGGGTGATCGACGAGACGGCGGCCGTCGCGCTGGCACAGCCCACGCGGCGTACCGCGCGGATCGGGTTCGCCGTCACCGGGCTCAGCCTCTACGTGCTGTGGAACGTCACCACGCTGCTGGGGGCGCTCGGCGCCGAGGCCATCGGCGACACCGACGCCTGGGGACTCGACGCGGCCGGACCCGCCGTCTTCCTGGCGCTGCTGGCGCCGATGCTCAGGACGGGCACCGAGCGGACCGTCGCCGGGCTCGCCGTCGTCCTGGGGCTCGGGCTGCTGCCCGTGCTGCCCGCGGGAGTGCCGGTGCTCGTGGCCGCGCTCGCCGCGCCGGCCGTGCTGTGGGCGCGGGGACGCCGGGGAACGGGGGACCGGTGA
- a CDS encoding AzlD domain-containing protein produces the protein MNTWIAIGATVAGCYAVKLAGLLVPAGVLERPLVRRLAALLPVALLAALTAQQTFADGQTLVLDARAAGVAAAGVALVLRAPFLVVVAAAVVVTAGVRALGG, from the coding sequence GTGAACACCTGGATCGCCATCGGAGCGACGGTCGCGGGCTGCTACGCCGTCAAGCTCGCCGGGCTGCTGGTCCCCGCGGGGGTGCTGGAGCGGCCGCTCGTCAGGCGGCTCGCCGCCCTGCTGCCCGTCGCCCTCCTCGCCGCCCTCACGGCCCAGCAGACGTTCGCCGACGGGCAGACACTGGTGCTGGACGCGAGGGCCGCGGGCGTCGCCGCGGCCGGCGTGGCACTCGTACTGCGCGCGCCCTTCCTGGTCGTCGTCGCGGCGGCCGTGGTGGTGACGGCGGGGGTGCGCGCCCTGGGTGGGTGA
- a CDS encoding DUF3046 domain-containing protein — protein MRLTVFWERMAEHFGTGYAETFARDHVMSELGGRTVDEALAAGWEAKDVWRVVCDVMNVPPERR, from the coding sequence ATGCGGTTGACGGTCTTCTGGGAGCGGATGGCGGAGCACTTCGGGACGGGGTACGCCGAAACCTTCGCGCGCGATCACGTGATGTCGGAGCTGGGCGGACGCACCGTCGACGAGGCGCTGGCCGCCGGCTGGGAGGCCAAGGACGTGTGGCGCGTGGTCTGCGACGTCATGAACGTGCCACCGGAGAGGCGCTGA